The Methanohalophilus portucalensis DNA window TTATGTCTTCCAGGGTGGTAACTCCTCCGGAAGCAATCACCGGTATTGTAAGTTCATTAACCAGCTCTGTTGTGGGTTCTGTGTCCACACCTTCCATTAATCCTTCTTTGTCTATGTTGGTGAACAGAATGCTTCCTGCGCCTTTTTCTTCGAACATTTTCCCGAGCTGTACTGCAGTATACTCGGATTGCTCGGTCCATCCCTTTGTAGAAACCTTGCCATTTTTTGAATCCAGGGCGACATTAATGTTTTCAGGCTTGAATTTTCTGGCAAGTTTTTCAACCAGATCAGGATTTTGGACAGCTGCGGTGCTTAGTATAACCCTTTTGGCGCCCATGTGCAGGAGGTTTGCAGCATCCTCAAAAGAGCGAATTCCGCCACCTACCTGTACTTCGACTCCTTGTCTTTCACACAGCACTATGATTTTTTCTATTATAGGGGCGTTTTTCCTTTTCCCTTCGATGGCTCCGTCAAGGTCTATCAGATGCAGGGTTTTTGCTCCCTGTCCAATCCACTTAATCGCAACTGCTTCGGGATCATCAAGTGAAATACGTTCCTGGTCTGGCAGTCCCTGTATCAACTGGACACATTTCCCGTTTTTCATATCTACAGCGGGGATGACCTCAAATTCCATTATTTACTCTCCTCAGGGTATCATTCTTTCGATGGGTACAACAAGTATGTCTGATGCACCTGCTTTTTTCAGTTCACTGACTATTGCAAAGACCTGGTCTGCATCAATAACAGCATGTACTGCATGGGTGGAATTCTTTGATTCTACTTTCATAACAGTCGGTCCCGCAAGACCGGGTAGTATGTCTTTGATATTTTCCAGTTTTCCTGATGGGGCATTCATCATAAGATAGCGTTTTTGTTTTGCATGGAGTACGCTTTCAAGGGCTGTTTTTATGTGCTGGATCTTTTCTTCCCTTTGGGAACTTTCGGCATTTGAAATCAGGTAAACAGATGAGCTGAACACCTCTGCAATTTTCCTGAGATGATTTGTCACAAGAGTTGTGCCGGAACTGGATATATCAACAATTGCATCCGCAATTCCCACATGGGGTGTCATCTCGCAGGCACCACTTACTTTGATCACTTCAACTGGTATGTCAATATTTTTAAAATATTTCTCTGTAATATTTGGGAATTCAGTAGCAACCCGCATGTTTTTCAGCTCTTCAGGGGCTTTTATCCCTGAGTCTTCAGGGACTGCAAGTACCAACTTTGCCCTCCCGAAATGCAGGTCCAGCATAACTTCAACTTCTGCATCAGTTTCATCTATAAGATCAAGCCCGGTAATTCCTACGTCTGCAGCTCCGTCCTGCACATATTCGGGGATATCCGCCGCTCTTGCGAATAAAAATATCATTTCCGGGTCTGTTGTTTTTGCAAAAAGTTTCCGGCTTGATCCCTCAAGTACCGGGAGACCTGCTTCTTTGAAGAGTTTCACGGTCGGATCGTGGAGTCTGCCTTTATTTGGTATTGCAATGCGTATCATCCTGGTTGCCTCTGGAATCTGGGTCAACATTTCCAATACTTTCATTGCATATAAAGGTTTGATGAAGAAAAAGTATCCATAAGATATCTTGCTTCCAGTAATTAATTCATTTTCATATAGTATCCAATTTATATAGAATGGATATTTTCATATCATCTGGGATTTGATACTGGAACCTTATTTAGTTCATATTTCATTGTTTTCATGAGGTTTGTTTATGCGGAATATAAAGGTTGAGCAACTTGTCCAGACACCTGTGGAAAATCAGGAGATAGAGCTTGTTGAACGTAAGGGTCTGGGACATCCAGACAGTATATCTGATGGGATTGCAGAGGCTGTAAGCCGTGCCCTTTGTGCGGAATATATCGAAAAATGCGGTGCAGTACTTCACCATAATACGGATGAAACCCAGATTGTTGCAGGTCGCTCCTCTCCTGCTTTTGGAGGTGGGGAAGTCATCAAACCAATTTATACTCTTCTTGTAGGACGGGCTACAAAAGAATTTAATGGTGTGGAAATCCCGGCTGAGGCAGTGGCTCTCTCGGCAGCCCGTGATTACCTGAGGAAGAATATTGTAAATCTTGATCTTGACAGGGATATAATCCTTGACTGCAAACTTGGTACGGGTTCTTCTGACTTGCGGGATGTTTTTGGCCGGGAAAAAATTCCCACTGCCAATGACACATCTTTTGGTGTTGGACATGCATCATTCTCCGAACTTGAGCGTATCGTCTATGATACCGAGAAGCAGCTTATAGGTGATCTGAAAGGTAAATTACCTGCAATAGGTGAAGACATCAAGGTTATGGGATTGCGGGATAAAGATGATATTTCCCTGACTGTTTGCTGTGGAATGGTTGACAAATATGTTGATGATATGGATGCCTATGTTAGTTTCAAGGAACAGATGAAGGATTATATTCTGGATATTGCGGGCAAATACACTGACAGGAACATTAATGCATATGTCAATGCTGCCGATAACACCGCAGATGGTTGTGGCTGTATCTTCCTGACGGTAACAGGCACCTCTGCGGAAATGGGTGACGATGGTTCTGTTGGTCGGGGTAACCGGTGTAATGGTTTGATAACCCCGAACAGGCCCATGAGTATGGAGGCAACCAGTGGTAAGAACCCTATCAATCATGTAGGTAAGATATACAATTTGCTTTCTACTCAGATGGCCTGGGATATTGTGGAAGCCGTGCCACAAGTAGATGAAGTATATGTGCGACTGCTATCACAGATAGGTAAACCTATTGATCAGCCCATGGCTGCCAGCATCCAGGTAATTCCCGAAGATGGGGCAAATTTTGCTACGGTTCAGGATGATGCCGAAGCAGTAGCCGATGAGTGGCTTGGTAATATTACCAAGGTTACCGATCTTGTTATAAATGGGGCAATTGACACTTTCTGAGACAAGATTGCCTCTTTTTATTCTTTTCAGTGGTTTTGAATTCTGTTTTTTTATTTTTGCTTTTAAGCGCTGGTGAAATTTCCTGCGGATATTGAATTTATATGCCTTTGGAATGGGAATTCGGCGAAAAGTCTATATAAGATTGTGAGGATGAGAGTATCTCGCTGAGTAATGTCCCGCCTTAACTCAGTTGGTAGAGTGCGCGGCTGTAGTATGGTTTGTGTGGATTATCCACATACCGCGCGGTTACCGCGATGCCCCCGGTTCGAGTCTGGGAGGCGGGACCAAACACCTCTTCTAAAGGGGTGTAAACAAAACCCTTATATAGAATTAAATGTATTTGGGTGCTGCTCTTGTGAGCGGAAAAGTGTGCCCGGACATTGTCCGAATAGTGTAGAGGCCTATCATGGGGCCCTGTCGAGGCCCCGACCCGGGTTCGAATCCCGGTTCGGGCGTACAAAACTTTTCCGAAAGGTCCCGGTTCTGCCGGGGCCAAAACTCACATCTAATTTTTCTATAATTCTGTAACAGAGTAGTATAATTATTGTTCTAGTAACACGTCTGTCCATGTGTATATACAATTACTTAGTTCTAAAACGATAATTTTTATATAGTTTTCATCCTTAGTTGTTTCAGAATGTCGGATAGAATATTGCTATGGAACAGAATCACAGATCACTACCTATTCAGATTGCTCTGTGTCTTTTTCATTTTCACAATATCTTTTTCTACAGGCGTGCTTGCCAATGATTCCTATGCAGTGACTGAGGTCTATTGTAATGGTGAATTATATCCAGAACATTTCACCCCTTCTCCGGTTCTGGATGCAAATGAGTCTTTCTCATTGGCGGTTGAGATGACCGTAAAACAGGCAAGCGTTGTCGATGTCACTATCGATCAACATATTTTGGATCCTGGTGCGTATCTGGAAATACAGAAAGGCCCATGTGCATTCAATTCAACTCATTCACGTGAGTTTGCCCCAAATGAGACTTTTACTTATAAGTGGATACTCAGGGAGACAAAAAATACGGCGTGTGGGCCGGTTCCGGTTGGATTCCACTATTCAATCAATCCGCTAAATTCTCCTGAGTTAACTATTGAGCAATCTTCTATTGTTGTAACTCCCCGCATCACGGATGAATATGTTGAAGATGAGATATGGGATGATGATTATCCTCTCTCTTTAAATTCCTACATCCCACGATCAGAATCATCTTCAGGGTTTTCATTTGTTGGTTTTTTCAGTCCTCTTTTTGCTTTTGCAATAGTGGGTGTACTATTGCTTCGTCGCAAAAATTAATAATATTGTGATTTATGGTTTCAGGATCAATTGAAAAGCTACAAATATTATTAGTAAATTGAAACCATCGGATAGACTTTTATACGTACATCTCTCCCTCTTATCCAATAATCGTTGATGTGATCATATGTCTTATAATATACTTGAAACACGTAATCTTGTTCCTGATGTGAACCTCATGAAGGTCGAAGCTCCGGATATAGCAAAAGTAGCGAAAGCGGGGCAATTTGTAATATTACGTATTGATGAAAGCGGAGAACGCATCCCTCTAACAATAGCTGACTTTGATGTTGATGAGGGTTCTATAACGGTAATCTATCAGGTAATGGGCAAGACTACCAAACAATTAACAATCCTCAAAAAAGGTGACACACTGCAGGATTTTGTCGGTCCTCTGGGTACCCCCTCGGATATCCGCAAACTCGGCACAGTAGTAATGGTGGGGGGTGGTGTCGGTGTGGCTCCTGTCTACCCGCAGGCACGTGCCTACCGTGAAGCAGGCAACCATGTAATATCTATAATCGGTGCCCGCAATGAAGAAATGCTCATTCTTGAAGATGAAATGGCAGAGGTGAGTGATGAACTCTATGTGGCTACTGACGATGGGAGCAAAGGCCATCACGGTTTTGTAACCGATATTGTCAAAGATATTCTTGACAGTGACCAGCAGGCTGACCGTATTGTCATAATCGGACCACCTATAATGATGAAAGTAGGGGCCGGTGTAACTGCTCCCTATGGCGTGGAAACCCTTGTTAGCCTCAATCCAATTATGATTGATGGTACCGGGATGTGTGGTGGTTGCCGTGTATCTGTTGGCGGGGAAACCAAGTTTGCATGTGTTGATGGACCGGAGTTTGATGCCTCCGGTGTGGATTTTGACCTTATGATGAGCAGGCTTTCACTTTACAGGCCGCAGGAAAAGGAAGCTCTTGAAAGTTACAACAAAAAATGCGGAGGGGATTGCAAGTGTCACTGAAACAGGAAATGCCTGAGCAAAAACCACAGGAAAGAATTGGAAACTTCGGTGAAGTGGCGTTGGGTTATACGCAACAACAGGCTGTAATTGAGGCAGGACGCTGTCTTGAGTGCAATGATCCCCAATGTGTGGCAGGATGTCCTGTTAATATTGATATACCAGGTTTTGTTTCAAGGATCAAGAACAAAGACTTTGATAAGGCTATAGGTCTACTCAAGGAATCCAATGCCCTGCCGGCAATCTGTGGACGTGTTTGTCCTCAGGAAGAGCAGTGTGAGAAACTCTGTGTACTTGGGAAAAAGGGTGAACCGCTTGCTATCGGAAGGCTTGAGCGTTTCTGTGCGGATTATGAAAGGGATGCAGGAGTAAAATCCCCGGAAAAAGCAAAATCCAGCGGGAAAAACGTGGCTGTCATTGGTGCAGGTCCTGCTGGACTTACTGCAGCAGCAGAACTTGCAAAAGCAGGGCATGGTGTAACTATTTATGAAGCCCTCCATGAACCTGGGGGTGTCCTGACCTACGGTATACCCGAATTCAGGCTACCCAAGGACATTGTCAAGCAAGAAGTAGATTATATCCGTAACCTTGGTGTTGACATAAAAGTAGATTATGTTATAGGAAGGATAAAAACTCTTGATGAACTCCGCGATGAATTCGATGCGGTCTTTGTGGGTACAGGTGCCGGTCTTCCCAGATTTATGCGTATTGAAGGGGAGAACCTCAATGGTGTTTATTCTGCAAATGAGTTCCTTACAAGGGTCAATCTGATGAAAGCCTATCGTTTTCCGGATTATGACACACCCATCAAATGCGGAAATAAGGTTGTTGTAGTAGGGGCCGGCAACGTTGCGATGGATGCTGCCCGCAGTGCTCTCCGGCTGGGTGCAGAAGAAGTAACAGTTGTGTACCGGCGTAGTGAGGCGGAGATGTCTGCCCGTATTGAAGAGGTTGAACATGCAAAGGAAGAAGGTGTGATTTTCAACCTGCTTACCAATCCGGTCCGTATCCTTGAAGGTGAAAATAAGACTGTGAATGGTGTGGCATGCGTAAAAATGGAACTCGGTGAACCCGATGAATCAGGCAGGAAGCGACCTATGCCAATTGAGGGTTCAGAGCATGTGATCGATGCTGATATAGTAATAGTTGCGATCGGAACGTCTCCAAATCCGGTTATCTTTGTAGGTTCTGAAGAACTTGAAACCACATCTAAGGGCACAATAGTTGTCGATGAGGATGCGATGTCATCCATGGCAGGATTATGCGCAGGTGGCGATGTGGTTACCGGTGCTGCAACCGTAATCAGTGCAATGGGTGCAGGGAAACAGGCAGCTTCAACCATTAGCCTTTATCTTGGTAACCAATCCTGACAAAAGGTTAATTGAAGAAAGGATTCATATCACTATAAAATGCAAAAAAAACGTTCTACATTTACTTTTGCTTCCGCAGGCAAAAAGAGTCGTCCCAAGACCCGGAAGACGCGAAAACGATCTGATAAACAGGTGTTAGCAGATCATATTTTCTGGTGTAACTCCTGCAATGTACCTTTAATAGGTCCTGTCTGTGATATTTGTGGCCGTGAAGGTACAAAATTACCCTTGACCTCTCCTTGTGATGTGAGATTTGCTTCTGCCTATGAGCGGGAATTACTTGATGGCCTGCTACGGCAACTTTATGATTGTAATCCTTTTGTTGACAGAGTCATACTGTTGAACAAGGTTGCAGGGGATGACCGCAATGATGAGGTGCTGGTTGATGGCATATGTATCGGGCATATTTATTTTGATATCCTGCAAAAACAATTCAGGTTTGAACCCACTGACATTGGTGCCAGCGTCCTGCTAAACCATACACATTCAAAAACAGCATATCTTCATTATACCGGTCGCCATCTGAACGGTAAAAAAATCTCCATGGAAGGTATCGACCATTTTTCACCGGATATCGAAAAAGGTGACCCGGTATTGCTGCGATGTGGAAATCTGGTGGGTATTGGCATATCTCTTGAGGATTCAGCTAATTACAGGCCGGGCAAACCTTTGCTTCGGGTCAAAAAAATCAAAAAGATTTCTGCAAACCTGAAGCAATCAGCGCCTTCCATGGATTCTGTCATTAAGGCCAACCAATCTTCTCTCAAAAGAATAGAATCCAATGCGATAAACATGATAAAAGGGATTGGCAATGATCCTGCCTATTCTTCTTTTCCCGTCAATGTATCATTCAGTGGGGGCAAGGATAGTCTGGTTGTGCTGGATCTTGCCCGAAAGGCACTGGACGCCAGCCGTCTCAGGGCAATTTTCCTCAATACGGGGATAGAATTTCCTGAGACAGTGCAATTTGCACATGAGTTTTGTAATGCCAATGATATAGAACTTATTGAAAAAAGGGCAGAAAATGCTTTCTGGGATAATGTGGAGAGTTTCGGTCCACCCGGCAAGGATTTCCGCTGGTGCTGTAAAGTCTGTAAACTGGGTCCTGCTAATTCGGCTTTTGAGTCCTGCAGTGCGGACAATCCCTGTCTTGCAGTTGACGGTAAACGCAAATATGAGTCTTTTTCCAGGCAGGAGACTGCCGCAACCGAGGCCAATCCCTTTGTGCCGGGTCAGCTGAACGTTTTTCCAATCAGGCAGTGGAGGGCTATTGAGGTCTGGCTGTACATCTACTGGAAAAAACTTGCTTATAATCCTCTCTATGACATGGGTTTTGAAAGGGTGGGTTGCTATCTTTGTCCTTCGACCCCGGAATGTGAATTTGAGAGGGTCAGGCAATTGTTTCCCGACTTGTATGAAAGATGGATGACATACCTTCAAAATTGGACGGCTTCAAAGGGCCTGCCCCCTGAATATGCCGAATATGGTTTCTGGCGCTGGCAGCAACATCCTCCTAAAATGCTTGCCCTGGCAAAACAGCTGGGAATATCTATCACACCTGTTGAAACAGAAGATTTCAGCATAAGTGCAGTTTCCGGACATTCTGTCTGTAGTGGAGGCGATTTTTCCGTTGAGGCCCGGATATGCGGGGTGTCACTTTTAGAAGCAGCGGATGTAATGAGAATGCTGGGTAATGTCGTATATTCCCCTGAGATAGGTGTTGTCCTCGCAAAGGGCCGCTCATATACGGTTAAATTCTTTGCATCGGGTAACTTGAAAGTAACAGCTGCTGACAGGAAGATTGCAGACAGGATGTACAGGAATACATGTTTGCAGTTGCTACGTATTGCCCGTTGCAGTGGCTGCGGGGTATGTCTCAATGCATGTGCCAGAGGTTCCATTGAATTGAAAAACGGGAAAATAAAAATACATGACTCATGCACAGGCTGTGGAAAATGCAACGAATCCTGTGTGGTAGTCCGGTATGCGAATCGGATCATTCCTGACATTTGATGCGCTGCTTTTAATATTATGAAATAGTAATATGAGGTAGTTTATTCAGAGACTATTATCAGTAATGTAAGGGAGTTTCATGGAGTTAAAAGATATAGACGGTGTATCTGTAATTATCGAAAACAGGTGGAAAATACTTGCTTTTATTGTTTTTTTCATTGTATTCCTGGCTCTTGTGAAAATTCTTCTACCTCTTGCAGACGGTATCGTGTTGGGTCTGGTTTTTGCCTATATCTGCAGGCCTATATATGACAAGATAAACAGGAAAAACCATTATGGGGCATTCATTGCGACGATGTTTATCGTAACGCCTCTAATTATCATAATAGGCACAGGTTTTATTGAGATATTCAGACAGCTTATCTGGGTTATCGAAAACCAGTCACAGGTCCTTGAGATCATATTTGATTTTATAAGGGCAATAGTGCCGGGTACATATTTTGAACGTATCAATCAGCTTGTTTGGGAATCATCGCTTTCGATTCTTTCTTTTGCAGGTAGCCTGGGTTTTGTTTCGTATGCCAAAAGCCTGGGTATGTTTATGATCAATCTGGTTGTGGCAATCTTTGTTTGCTATTTCCTGCTGCTTGAAGGTGAAAAACTGTATGCTTCCGCTGTATGTATCGCTCCAACGGGGACCCAGTTAAATACGGGCCGTTACCTTCGGGAGCTGGACCGGATACTGAGTGGAATATTTATAGGTAATGCCTACGCTGCTCTTAGTGTAAGTACGATTTCAGTAATTGTGTTTTATGCCTTTGGTTTATCTCATATACCGGCACTTGCGACCCTGATATTTATTGCTTCTGTGATACCCCTTTTTGCCGGTTATATGGTACTTCTGGCACTGTCTGTTATCAGGTACATAGAAATGGGTGCAGAGGCTGCAATTCTCTTTTTCATTGTGTCATCTATAGTAATCTACGTCCCTCCTGAGCTTTTCCTGCGTCCATATTTTGTGAGCATGAAATCCCAGATACATCCGGTAGTACTTGTCGTTGTATTTCTGGGTGGAGGTTTTGTAGGAGGAATAGCGGGATTCTTTGCCGCACCGGTACTCCTGGGGGCTTTGGTGGCGGCTTACCGGGTATATATTGACAATTCGAACAGCCAGGATACCGAAGATTCAGGCAATGATTTGGATGAAGCATGCCTTAAGAATGATTCCATTTGAAAAAGGTTAATAAGGATTGTTCCAATTTATCCAGAAGACCCGAGGTGAGTTCATGCAATTATTGCTTATCCATTCCGATTATATTGAATATGAAGTGAAAAAAAGTACTCCCGTTGCAGAGCAAATAGAGGATTCCTTCAAAAAAGGCAGACTAGATGAAGCTTTGACCGCTTTCATGGCGGTGGAAAGTACTGATGAGGCAAACCCGAAAGATGTGGCTGAAAAGGCAGTTGCTGAGATCAAAAAGACTGCATCGCAGGTAAATACTGACAATGTAATGCTTTATCCTTATGCCCACTTAAGTTCCGATCTTTCTTCCCCTAAGATGGCAGTTTCTGTAATGAAGGATATTGAAAATAGCCTTATTGATTCATTTAATGTCAAACGTGCTCCTTTTGGTTGGTACAAAGCATTCAAAATCAGTTGCAAAGGGCATCCTCTCTCAGAACTTTCCCGAACGATCAACCCAGAAAGCGAATCATGTGGTGAAGGCGTAGATACAGCGGAAGAAGTTGTATCTGAAGCCCTGAAAGCCGAAAGTACGGCCAAATCTTACTGGAAGGTCCTGTCTCCGGACGGTGTTCTACATGATGTTGATGATTTCAATTTCAATGATCATGAGAATCTAGGTACCTTTGTAGATCATGAAATCTCTAAAAGCAGGGCTGTGGAAAAGGTTCCTCCTCATGTTGAATTGATGCGCAGGCTTGAGATTGCTGATTATGAACCCGGGTCTGATTCCGGTAACATGCGTTATTATCCCAAAGGCAGGCTGATCAAATCCCTGCTTGAGCGATATGTGCTGGATTCTTCTGCCAGGGAAGGAGCAATGGAAGTAGAAACACCTTTGATGTACGATATGAACCACCCTACACTCAAAAAATACCTGGACAGGTTCCCTGCACGTCAGTATTCCATCGAATCCGACAAACGCCAGATGTTTTTGAGATTTGCTGCATGTTTTGGTCAGTTTCTGATGAGTCATGATATGACCATCTCCCACCACAACCTCCCAATGAAAATGGTGGAACTTACACGTTACAGTTTCCGTAAGGAACAGAGGGGTGAACTGGTGGGCCTGCGCAGGTTGCGGGCTTTTACCATGCCGGATATGCACACAATGTGTGGCGATATGGACCAGGCTGTTGAACAGTTCGGTCGCCAGTACCAGATGTCAATAGATGTGTTGAAAGATGTCGGAATCGATGTTTCCGATTATGAAGTTGCAATCAGGCTAACCCGGGAATTTTATGAGGAGAACAAGGAATTTATCACTGCTCTTGCAAAGAAAGTCAATAAACCTGTTCTTGTGGAAATGTGGGAGAAACGTTTCTTCTACTTTGTGCTCAAGTTCGAGTTCAATTTTGTGGATGCCCTGAAAAAGGCAAGTGCGCTTTCCACAGTCCAGATAGATGTGGAAAATGCAGAACGATACGATATTAAGTATATCGACCAGGCAGGGGAAGCTAAAAGACCTGTCGTATTGCATTGTTCACCCAGTGGAGCAATTGAACGCTGTATTTATTCCCTGCTGGAAAAAGCCTCGATGAAGGCTGAAGGTGGAGAAGTCCCGATGCTTCCGGTCTGGTTA harbors:
- the hisG gene encoding ATP phosphoribosyltransferase encodes the protein MIRIAIPNKGRLHDPTVKLFKEAGLPVLEGSSRKLFAKTTDPEMIFLFARAADIPEYVQDGAADVGITGLDLIDETDAEVEVMLDLHFGRAKLVLAVPEDSGIKAPEELKNMRVATEFPNITEKYFKNIDIPVEVIKVSGACEMTPHVGIADAIVDISSSGTTLVTNHLRKIAEVFSSSVYLISNAESSQREEKIQHIKTALESVLHAKQKRYLMMNAPSGKLENIKDILPGLAGPTVMKVESKNSTHAVHAVIDADQVFAIVSELKKAGASDILVVPIERMIP
- a CDS encoding sulfide/dihydroorotate dehydrogenase-like FAD/NAD-binding protein gives rise to the protein MSYNILETRNLVPDVNLMKVEAPDIAKVAKAGQFVILRIDESGERIPLTIADFDVDEGSITVIYQVMGKTTKQLTILKKGDTLQDFVGPLGTPSDIRKLGTVVMVGGGVGVAPVYPQARAYREAGNHVISIIGARNEEMLILEDEMAEVSDELYVATDDGSKGHHGFVTDIVKDILDSDQQADRIVIIGPPIMMKVGAGVTAPYGVETLVSLNPIMIDGTGMCGGCRVSVGGETKFACVDGPEFDASGVDFDLMMSRLSLYRPQEKEALESYNKKCGGDCKCH
- a CDS encoding sarcinarray family MAST domain-containing protein, which gives rise to MSDRILLWNRITDHYLFRLLCVFFIFTISFSTGVLANDSYAVTEVYCNGELYPEHFTPSPVLDANESFSLAVEMTVKQASVVDVTIDQHILDPGAYLEIQKGPCAFNSTHSREFAPNETFTYKWILRETKNTACGPVPVGFHYSINPLNSPELTIEQSSIVVTPRITDEYVEDEIWDDDYPLSLNSYIPRSESSSGFSFVGFFSPLFAFAIVGVLLLRRKN
- the hisA gene encoding 1-(5-phosphoribosyl)-5-[(5-phosphoribosylamino)methylideneamino]imidazole-4-carboxamide isomerase, which translates into the protein MEFEVIPAVDMKNGKCVQLIQGLPDQERISLDDPEAVAIKWIGQGAKTLHLIDLDGAIEGKRKNAPIIEKIIVLCERQGVEVQVGGGIRSFEDAANLLHMGAKRVILSTAAVQNPDLVEKLARKFKPENINVALDSKNGKVSTKGWTEQSEYTAVQLGKMFEEKGAGSILFTNIDKEGLMEGVDTEPTTELVNELTIPVIASGGVTTLEDIMTLKKTGACGVVVGSALYAGNFTLTEAINTIREEISGGE
- the gltA gene encoding NADPH-dependent glutamate synthase, coding for MSLKQEMPEQKPQERIGNFGEVALGYTQQQAVIEAGRCLECNDPQCVAGCPVNIDIPGFVSRIKNKDFDKAIGLLKESNALPAICGRVCPQEEQCEKLCVLGKKGEPLAIGRLERFCADYERDAGVKSPEKAKSSGKNVAVIGAGPAGLTAAAELAKAGHGVTIYEALHEPGGVLTYGIPEFRLPKDIVKQEVDYIRNLGVDIKVDYVIGRIKTLDELRDEFDAVFVGTGAGLPRFMRIEGENLNGVYSANEFLTRVNLMKAYRFPDYDTPIKCGNKVVVVGAGNVAMDAARSALRLGAEEVTVVYRRSEAEMSARIEEVEHAKEEGVIFNLLTNPVRILEGENKTVNGVACVKMELGEPDESGRKRPMPIEGSEHVIDADIVIVAIGTSPNPVIFVGSEELETTSKGTIVVDEDAMSSMAGLCAGGDVVTGAATVISAMGAGKQAASTISLYLGNQS
- a CDS encoding AI-2E family transporter encodes the protein MELKDIDGVSVIIENRWKILAFIVFFIVFLALVKILLPLADGIVLGLVFAYICRPIYDKINRKNHYGAFIATMFIVTPLIIIIGTGFIEIFRQLIWVIENQSQVLEIIFDFIRAIVPGTYFERINQLVWESSLSILSFAGSLGFVSYAKSLGMFMINLVVAIFVCYFLLLEGEKLYASAVCIAPTGTQLNTGRYLRELDRILSGIFIGNAYAALSVSTISVIVFYAFGLSHIPALATLIFIASVIPLFAGYMVLLALSVIRYIEMGAEAAILFFIVSSIVIYVPPELFLRPYFVSMKSQIHPVVLVVVFLGGGFVGGIAGFFAAPVLLGALVAAYRVYIDNSNSQDTEDSGNDLDEACLKNDSI
- a CDS encoding phosphoadenosine phosphosulfate reductase domain-containing protein codes for the protein MQKKRSTFTFASAGKKSRPKTRKTRKRSDKQVLADHIFWCNSCNVPLIGPVCDICGREGTKLPLTSPCDVRFASAYERELLDGLLRQLYDCNPFVDRVILLNKVAGDDRNDEVLVDGICIGHIYFDILQKQFRFEPTDIGASVLLNHTHSKTAYLHYTGRHLNGKKISMEGIDHFSPDIEKGDPVLLRCGNLVGIGISLEDSANYRPGKPLLRVKKIKKISANLKQSAPSMDSVIKANQSSLKRIESNAINMIKGIGNDPAYSSFPVNVSFSGGKDSLVVLDLARKALDASRLRAIFLNTGIEFPETVQFAHEFCNANDIELIEKRAENAFWDNVESFGPPGKDFRWCCKVCKLGPANSAFESCSADNPCLAVDGKRKYESFSRQETAATEANPFVPGQLNVFPIRQWRAIEVWLYIYWKKLAYNPLYDMGFERVGCYLCPSTPECEFERVRQLFPDLYERWMTYLQNWTASKGLPPEYAEYGFWRWQQHPPKMLALAKQLGISITPVETEDFSISAVSGHSVCSGGDFSVEARICGVSLLEAADVMRMLGNVVYSPEIGVVLAKGRSYTVKFFASGNLKVTAADRKIADRMYRNTCLQLLRIARCSGCGVCLNACARGSIELKNGKIKIHDSCTGCGKCNESCVVVRYANRIIPDI
- a CDS encoding methionine adenosyltransferase, producing the protein MRNIKVEQLVQTPVENQEIELVERKGLGHPDSISDGIAEAVSRALCAEYIEKCGAVLHHNTDETQIVAGRSSPAFGGGEVIKPIYTLLVGRATKEFNGVEIPAEAVALSAARDYLRKNIVNLDLDRDIILDCKLGTGSSDLRDVFGREKIPTANDTSFGVGHASFSELERIVYDTEKQLIGDLKGKLPAIGEDIKVMGLRDKDDISLTVCCGMVDKYVDDMDAYVSFKEQMKDYILDIAGKYTDRNINAYVNAADNTADGCGCIFLTVTGTSAEMGDDGSVGRGNRCNGLITPNRPMSMEATSGKNPINHVGKIYNLLSTQMAWDIVEAVPQVDEVYVRLLSQIGKPIDQPMAASIQVIPEDGANFATVQDDAEAVADEWLGNITKVTDLVINGAIDTF
- a CDS encoding threonine--tRNA ligase, which gives rise to MQLLLIHSDYIEYEVKKSTPVAEQIEDSFKKGRLDEALTAFMAVESTDEANPKDVAEKAVAEIKKTASQVNTDNVMLYPYAHLSSDLSSPKMAVSVMKDIENSLIDSFNVKRAPFGWYKAFKISCKGHPLSELSRTINPESESCGEGVDTAEEVVSEALKAESTAKSYWKVLSPDGVLHDVDDFNFNDHENLGTFVDHEISKSRAVEKVPPHVELMRRLEIADYEPGSDSGNMRYYPKGRLIKSLLERYVLDSSAREGAMEVETPLMYDMNHPTLKKYLDRFPARQYSIESDKRQMFLRFAACFGQFLMSHDMTISHHNLPMKMVELTRYSFRKEQRGELVGLRRLRAFTMPDMHTMCGDMDQAVEQFGRQYQMSIDVLKDVGIDVSDYEVAIRLTREFYEENKEFITALAKKVNKPVLVEMWEKRFFYFVLKFEFNFVDALKKASALSTVQIDVENAERYDIKYIDQAGEAKRPVVLHCSPSGAIERCIYSLLEKASMKAEGGEVPMLPVWLSPTQVRIIPIAERHMEFAEEIASRLQCRADIDDREETVGKKIRNAGQEWVPYVVVVGDREAESGNVNVTVREESKPKKPSKIEMTVDELNSRILAETAGMPQGHLPLAQKLSMRPRFI